Within the Streptomyces vilmorinianum genome, the region CGTCGTAGACCATGTAGCCGAGGACGAAGACGATCATCGCGATGGTCGCCCAGGTCAGATACGGGAAGAGCCACATCTTCACGACCAGCTTCTCGGGCGTCTCGCGCTGGATGATCCCGCGCATCCGCAGCTGGGTCAGACAGATGACCAGCCAGACGAAGAGCGCGACCGCGCCGGAGGAGTTCAGCAGGAAGGCGAAGACGTCGTCCGGCCGCCAGTAGTTGAAGAAGACGGCGACGAAGCCGAAGACCACGGAGGCGAGGATCGCCGCCGTCGGCACGCCCCGCGCGTTGGTACGGGCGAACGCCTTCGGCGCGTCGCCGCGCTGCCCGAGCGAGAAGGCCATGCGGGAGGCGGTGTAGAGACCCGAGTTCAGGCAGGAGAGGACGGCCGTCAGAACGATCACGTTCATGACCTGGCCGGCGTGCGGGATGCCGATGGAGTCGAGGGCGGCGACGTACGAGCCCTTCTCGACGATCGACTTGTCGTTCCACGGCAGCAGGGTCAGGACGACGAAGATCGAGCCCAGGTAGAAGACGCCGATCCGCCAGATCACGCTGTTGGTGGCCTTGGTGACGGCGCGCTGCGGGTCCTCGGACTCGCCGGCGGCGAGGGTGACGATCTCGCTGCCCATGAAGGAGAAGACGACCATCAGCACACCGGTGAGGATCGCGCCCGCGCCCATCGGGAAGAAGCCCCCGGCGTCGGTGAGGTGGGCGAAGCCCGCGCCCGGGTTGTCCGAGCCGGGCAGCAGGCCGAAGACGGCGAGGAAGCCGACGACGACGAAGGCGGCGATCGCGACGACCTTGATGCCGGCGAACCAGAACTCGAACTCTCCGTACGAGGAGACGGAGGCGAGGTTGGTCGCGGTCAGCACGACCATCACGATGAGGGCCCAGCCCCACTGCGGCACGGCCGGGATCCAGCTCTCCAGGATCACCGCGCCGGCGGTCGCCTCGACGGCGAGCACGACGACCCAGAAGAACCAGTACAGCCAGCCGATGGTGAATCCGGCCCAGCGGCCGAGCGCCTGGTCGGCGTAGGCGGAGAAGGAGCCGGACGACGGCCGGGCGGCGGCCATCTCGCCGAGCATCCGCATCACGAAGACGACCATCGCGCCGACGAGCGCGTAGGAGAGGAGGATCGCGGGACCGGCCGCGGCGATGCCGGAGCTGGAGCCGACGAACAGTCCGGCGCCGATGACGCCGCCGATGGCGATCATCGAGAGATGGCGGTTCTTCAGGCCGGCCTTGAGCCCGTCGGAGGACTGCGAATTACCGGGGTCGCCGGTCGTTCCGCCTTCCTTCGTGAGGGTCGGCTGCGTATTCATGAACGCTTCCTTAGGTCAGGGGTGCACTCGGGTCGCGAGCCCGTGCATTGAACCCTGTGACCCGGGTAGATCGGAAGCGTCGATTCCAGATCGTTGCAAGAGGGGCGAAAGGCCCGGATCGGAACAGGCTCGGAACAGGCTCGGAACTGGCCCGGAACAGGTGACGGGCACGACCCCGCTGACCGCTGCCCGGGCCCCCGCGTGCCACACTCGGAACCATGCGCGTGTACCTCGGCTCCGACCATGCCGGCTTCGAACTCAAGAACCACCTCGTCGAGTGGCTGACGGCCCATGGCCACGAGCCCGTCGACTGCGGTCCCCACATCTACGACGCCCTGGACGACTACCCGCCGTTCTGCCTGCGTGCCGCCGAGAAGACGGCCGCGGACCCGGACAGCCTGGGCATCGTCATCGGCGGCTCCGGCAACGGCGAGCAGATCGCCGCCAACAAGGTGAAGGGGGTGCGCGCGGCCCTCGCGTGGAGCGTGCAGACCGCCGCCCTCGGCCGCGAGCACAACAACGCCAACGTCGTCGCCATCGGCGGCCGCATGCACACCCAGGACGAGGCCACCACCTTCGTCGAGGTCTTCCTCAAGACCCCGTACTCCGGTGACGAGCGCCACACCCGCCGCATCGACATGCTCTCCGCGTACGAGACGACCGGCGAGCTCCCCCCGATCCCGGCCCACCACCCGCAGCAGGGCTGACCGCCCGTCCCCCGTGCCGCCGGCTCACCCCGGCGGCACGGCCATGCCGTCGAGGAGAACAGCAGTGCCCGAGGGGCATACGATCCACCGCCTCGCCGAGGACCACCTGGAGCGCTTCGCCGGACGGCCCGTGCGCGCGAGCAGCCCGCAGGGAAAGTTCTCCGACAGCGCGGCGCTCCTCGACGGCCTGGTCCTGGACGGCGTCGACGCCCATGGAAAGCACCTCTTCCTCGGCTTCGAGGACACCGGCTGGGTCCACATCCACCTCGGCCTCTTCGGCAAGCTCGGTTTCGGTACGGCTCCGGCGCCGCCGCCCACCGACACCGTCCGGCTGCGCCTCGTCAACGACGACCACTACGCCGACCTGCGCGGCCCGACCACCTGCGCGCTGATCACCGAGCCCGAGAAGCGGGCGATACACGACCGCCTCGGCCCGGACCCGCTCCGCGGCGGCGACGACCCCGACAAGGCGTGGCGCCGGATCTCGAAGTCCCGCACGACGATCGCGGCCCTGCTCATGGACCAGAAGGTCATCGCGGGCGTCGGGAACGTCTACCGGGCGGAGGTGCTTTTCCGTCACGGCATCGACCCGTACCGCGCGGGCAAGGATCTGACGCGGCGGGAGTGGACCGCGATCTGGACGGACCTCGTGGACCTGATGCGTGAGGGCGTCCGCCACAACCGCATCGACACGGTCCGCCCCGAGCACACCCCCGAGGCGATGGGCCGCCCGCCGCGCGTCGACGACCACGGCGGCGAGGTCTACGTCTACCGCAGGGCCCTGCGGCCCTGCCACATCTGCGGCGCCGAGATCCGCACCGCCGACCTCGCCACCCGCAACCTCTTCTGGTGCCCGACCTGCCAGCAGGCCTGAGACCAACCCTTCCGCACGGGACGGCGCCCTGGCGGGCGCCTCAAACGCCTAGAACCCGTGCGGCAACCACGGCGCCACGGGTGACCCGAACGCCACGGACGCCTCCACCAGCGCGCCCCGCCGAAGCTCCCGCACCCGCCCCGCCGCGGCCAGCGAGACCAGCGAGGTCGCGCCCAGGTACGCCGCGCCCAACTCCCGTACGGACAACGCGACATCCGCCGCGTCCTCCGTCCGTACGCACGCCGCCCCCTTCGCGTCCCCCGTCAGCCGCCAACGCCCCTCGTTCCACGGGCAGAACGCGTCCGCGACCTCGAACACCACATCCACCGGCGCCTGGTACGTCCGCGCCTCCAGCGCCGCGCCCACGTCCACCACCCGCAGATGCATCGCGTCCCGCTGCGTCGGCGTGCACCGCCGTACATCCGTCACCAGGTGCTGCCACGCGTCGTCCACCGGCCGGCTGTGGATCTGGACCGACGAGGTCAGGTCGATCGAGCAGAGGAACCGCCACAGCGCCGCCTCCGCCGCCGGGTCCAGCGCCTCCAGGTCCTTCAGCAGCACACTGCCGTCGACCCCCGCGGGCGACCAGTTCGGCTTGATCGCGTACAGCGCGTACCCGACGACCTCCCCGTCCCGCTCCGCCAGCACACACTGCCGCGGCGAGGCTCCGCCCCGCTCGCTCTCCGGGTCCAGCCGCGGCAGCTGCTCCCACTTCGGCTGCCGGGCGGTCATCCCCGGCCGGGCCGGGACCCGCCGCGCGTACACCGCCTCGCACTCCGCCGCCGCCTTCGCAGGATCGGCCTGCCGCAGCACCACCTCGTCGGTGCCCTCCGGCACCGTGAGCCGCACCCGGTACGTGTCGATCGTCGCCCGGGTCGTGAACGTGGCGATGCCGTAGCCGAACCGTCCGTAGATCTCGGGCTCCGAGGCGGTCAGAACGGCCAGCGGCTCGCCCCACGCCCGTACGTCGTCGAGCTGACGCCGCATCATCGAGGTGAGGATCCCGCGCCGCCGGTGCGTCGCGGCCACACTCACCATCGTGACGCCCGCCGCCGGAACGATCGCCCCACCCGGCACGGAGAGCCGGAACGAGAACGCCCCCGCCGTACCGACGCAGCGCTCCCCGTCCCAGACCCCGATGAACCGGTCGAACTCGGTCAGCTCCCGCCAGAGCTTCCGTTCCTGCGGCGACTCCGGAACGCCTCCGAACGAGAGTTCCAGCGTCCCGTACCACTCGTCCCAGTCGGCCGGATCGAGTACCCGCAGCTCAGTCGTCATATGCCATCGATATCAGCGCACGCCGGACCGACGCGACCCGATTTCGCGCGCAATGTCTGAGGGGTCCCCCCTGCACGAGGGCCGACCGGGTGGATAGGGTCCAGGCCAATGAGAAATCGCGTGGGTGTCGACTCGTACACGGCCCGGATGCGCAAGAGCGCGCACCGGGCCCGCATCGCGCTGCGCAAGTCGGGTGTCGACTACTTCCGCGGCGAGGGTTCCGACTGGCTCGCCTTCGCCGGTCTCCTGCTCACCATCCCGGCGATCACCTGGGGCACGCTCGCCAACCCGGTGTGGTGCGCGCCCGCCGCGCTCGTCCTGCCGATCGTCGCCGGGGGACTGCTGCTGCGTCCCGCGAGCCTGCTCGGCCTGTACGCCGCGGCCGCCGGCGCCCTGATCGTCGAGTCGGTCGTGCTCGGCCCGTACACCCAGGGCCCGGCCCGGGTCACGCCGGGAACGGTCCTGGTCGTCGCGGCCTGCGGACTGTTCGGGCTGCTCATCGCCCAGTTCCGGGCCCGGGTCGGCGTGCCCTGGCGGCGCGGCGGCACCATGCTCTTCGACCTGCGCGAACGCATCCGGGCGCAGAGCGCCCTGCCCCGGCTGCCCCAGGGCTGGCACCGCGAGATGGCGCTGCGCCCGGCCGGCGGCCAGTCCTTCTCCGGCGACTTCGTCGTCGCGTCCCGTACGAACGGCGGACGGACGCTGGAGGTCCTGCTCACGGACGTGTCCGGCAAGGGCATGGACGCCGGATCGCGCGCCCTGCTCCTCTCCGGGGCCTTCGGCGGGCTGCTCGGCTCTCTGCCACCGCACGGCTTCCTGTCGGCCGCCAACGGCTATCTGCTGCGCCAGGACTGGGACGAGGGCTTCGCCACCTCCATCCACCTGGTCCTGGACCTGGAGTCCGGGGACTACGAACTGCTGTCGGCCGGCCACCTGCCCGCGCTCCAGCTCCACGCGGGCAGCGGACGCTGGGAGGAGAAGACAGGCGAGGGCCCGCTCCTCGGCGTCTACGACGGCGCCGAGTTCCACCCGGTCAAGGGCTCCCTGCGGCCCGGAGACGTCCTGATGCTCTTCACCGACGGTCTGGTGGAGTCCGCCGACCGGGACATCGCCGAGGGCATCGACCGCCTGACGGGCGAGGCCGACCGCTACGTCTCCTCGGGCTTCGAGGGCGCGGCCTGGCACCTCATCGAGGCCTGCGCCAAGGACGTCAACGACGACCGGGCCCTCCTTCTCATCAGCCGGAAGGCGTGACGCCATGACGCACCTCACGCTCGCCCAGGTCGAAGCCCTCGCCGTCGCGGCCCACGAGGGCCAGACCGACAAGGCGGGACGCCCGTACGCCGAGCATCTGCGGGCGGTGGCCGAGGGGGTACGGGCGCGGGGCGGGAGCGAGGAGCAGATCGCCGCCGCCTGGCTGCACGACTCCGTCGAGGACGACGCGCTCTCCGCCGAGTGGCTGGAATCCGCCGAGCTCCCGCGCGTGGTCAAGGACATGGTCCTGGCGCTCACCAAGCGCCCGGGGGAGTCGCCGGAGTCGTACACGGGACGCGTTCTCGCCGTCCCGGGCGCCCTCCTGGTCAAGGAGGCCGACCTCGCCCACAACGCGGACCCGGCCCGTCTCGCGGTCCTCGACGAGCCGACGAGGACCCGCCTGACCACCAAGTACGCCACCGTACGAAGGCTGCTCGGGCTCAGCACCGACTGACCCCCGCCCGAAACGATCAAGACGAAATCTCGCGCGTTGGCCTGTTTCCTATGTCGACGATTCGTCACCCGGGCTTGGTGGGCAAGAAGTTGATGGCACGATGGATGCAGCGGGGGTGTTCTGTGACGTGCGCTCCCGGGCGGCAAGGTGGGACCGACCGAGGGTGTGATCAGTTGTGGCCATTTCGCTATCTGTGGTGCTGCTGTTGGCGATCATCCTGGTGGTGCTGATCCGCGGCGGAAACCTCAAGGCCGGCCCGGCCGTCGTCGCGGTGCTCTTCGGCTTCTTCCTTGCCTCCACGGGCATGGCCGACGACATCCAGCGCTTCCTGGATTCGATAACGCAGACGGTCGGCTCCATCAAGTTCTGAGCCCGGCGCCCGCTCAGGCGCCCGCTCAGGCCGTCTTCGGGGAGGACCGCTTCGCCCTGGCGCTCCGCGCGGGCTTGGCGGGCGCGCTCTTCCGGCTCCGCGCGGGCTTCGCCGTGCTCGATGCCGCCTGGGCCGGCGCCTTCGGGGGCTGTGCCGTCGGCCAGGTGAACTCGATCTCCAGCTCGATCTCCCCGTCCCCGACCTCGAACTCCACCTCGCTGCGGAGATCGTCGGGGATCCGCAGGCTCAGCGTCCCGGAGCCGAGTTCCAGTTCCGCCTCCCCGCCCTGCCGCAGCGCGTCGGCGAGCGCCACGAGCTGATCGGCCGCCTCCAGACGTGACAGCGAGCGCTTCTGCTCGAACTTCAGGTCCTTCACGGCTGCCTCCGATGCGGCGGAAAGAGCTGCGGCGGAAAGAGTGGACAGCGCCCATTCTGCTGCCATCCACCGGAACCGGCACGCCGACGAAACGGCTCAGGGCCAGCCCGGAGGGTGAACCTCCGACCTGGCCCTGAGCCATATGGAGCGGGCGACGGGAATCGAACCCGCGTAGCTAGTTTGGAAGACTAGGGCTCTACCATTGAGCTACGCCCGCAAAGGTCGCGCCGCAGGTCACGAGGGCCGCGGCACGGACAGCATCGTAGCGGGTCCCGGGCGGTCCCCGCACGCCCCTTGAACAGGGGGCGTCGCACTGTCTCCGTGCATGTACCCTACGTGTCGCACCGACGGGGTGTGGCGCAGCTTGGTAGCGCGTCCGCTTTGGGAGCGGAAGGCCGTGGGTTCAAATCCCGCCACCCCGACCATCAGCGTCATCGGGCGCGAACAAGATCACGTTGTGGGGGGCATCCCGCTTGCGGTTACTATGCAAGCTGCGTGCCCGTGTGTCTCTCTGACCGGGCCGATCGGCCGGAACCGCCACCAAGCGGCATCGGCAGAATCCAAGAATCAGCCACCAAGGAGACCGAACCGTGAAGAGCGCCGTGGAGACCCTGAACCCGACCCGGGTTCGGCTCACTGTCGAGGTGCCCTTCGAGGAGCTCAAGGACAGCCTCGACGCGGCGTACAAGAAGATCAACCAGCAGGTCACGGTCAAGGGCTTCCGTAAGGGCAAGATCCCGGCTCGTGTGATCGACCAGCGGTTCGGCCGTGGTGCGGTGCTGGAGGAGGCCGTCAACGACGCCCTTCCGAAGTTCTACACCGAGGCCGTCAACGAGGCCGAGGTCAACCCGCTGGGTCAGCCCGAGGTCGACATCACCGAGCTGAAGGACGGCGAGCTGCTGGCCTTCACCGCCGAGGTCGACATCCGCCCGACGATCGAGATCCCGGACTACTCCGGCATCGAGGTCACCGTCGACGCGGTCGAGGTCACCGACGAGGACGTCGAGAAGTCCGTGGAGCAGCTGCGCGAGCGCTTCGCCTCCACGAACCCGGTCGAGCGCGCCGCCGCCGAGGGTGACGTCGTCACCATCGACCTCGAGGCCAAGGTCGACGGCGAGGTCCTCCCCGACGGTGTCGCCCAGGGCGTCTCGTACACCATCGGTTCCGGTGAGCTCCTCGACGGCATCGACGAGGCCGTCACCGGCCTGGAGGCCGGCGGCGAGGCCACCTTCACCTCGCAGCTGAAGGGCGGCTCGGCCGAGGGCAAGGACGCCGAGGTCACCGTCAAGGTCACCGCCGTCGCCGCCCGTGAGCTCCCCGAGCTGGACGACGACTTCGCGCAGCTCGCGTCGGAGTTCGACACCCTCGACGAGCTCAAGGCCGACAGCCGCAAGCGCCTCGAGAACATGAAGCAGTTCGACCAGGCCACCCAGGCTCAGGAGCGCGTCCTCGACGAGCTGCTGAAGCTGGCGGAGGTCCCGATCCCCGAGAAGCTCCTCGAGGACGAGATCAACACCCGCAAGCACAACCTGGAGCACCACCAGCTCGGCCAGATGGGCCTGACCCTCGAGAAGTACCTGGAGATCCAGGGCAAGACCGAGGAAGAGTTCCTGGCGGAGACCAAGGAGCAGGCCGAGAAGGGCATCAAGACGCAGTTCATCCTCGATGAGCTCGTCAACAAGGAGAAGCTCAACGTCAGCCAGGAGGAGCTCACCGAGCACCTCATGCGCCGCGCCGCCTCCTCCGGCATGAGCCCCGACCAGTTCGCCCAGGCCGTCGTCGAGGGTGGCCAGGTGCCGATGCTCGTCGGCGAGGTCGCCCGCGGCAAGGCCCTCGCGGTCGTCGTCGAGGCCGCCAAGGTCGTCGACACCAACGGTGAGACCGTCGACCTCGAGGACGACGAGGACGAGGCCGAGGCCGCCGCCGAGACGGTCGAGGCCGTCACCGGCGAGGCCGAGGTCGCCGAGGAGAAGTAAGAGGCCCCAGGCCTCGCGCTGAACCGGTCCACGGGCCCGGACGCACTGCGGTGCGCCCGGGCCCGTGAACGTATGCGCTGTACCCCGCCGCGGGATCTCCAACTACCTTGCGCTCCCAGCGAACAGTTCGGGAAGCGGGATGGCGTTGTCCTACCTGCGCGTTAGGGTCCATGAATACGAGGGCAGGGTCGTACCCCGTCCCCAGTACGAGAGACGCTGAGACGGCCGGAGCCGTCAGAGACGAGCAGGTGGATACGTGACGAATCTGATGCCTTACGCCGCGGGTGAGCCGTCCATCGGTGGTGGCCTCGGCGACCATGTCTACAACCGGCTGCTCGGCGAGCGCATCATCTTCCTCGGCCAGCAGGTCGACGACGAGATCGCGAACAAGATCACCGCGCAGATGCTTCTCCTTGCCGCGGACCCGGACAAGGACATCTTCCTCTACATCAACAGCCCCGGTGGCTCGGTGACGGCCGGCATGGCCATCTACGACACCATGCAGTACATCCCGAACGACGTGGTCACCATCGGTATGGGCATGGCGGCCTCGATGGGCCAGTTCCTGCTCACCGGCGGCTCCGCCGGCAAGCGCTTCGCGCTGCCGAACACCGACATCCTGATGCACCAGGGCTCCGCCGGCATCGGCGGCACCGCCTCGGACATCAAGATCCAGGCCGAGTACCTCCTTCGCACGAAGAAGCGCATGGCCGAGATCACGGCGCACCACTCCGGCCAGACCGTCGAGACGATCATCCGCGACGGCGACCGCGATCGCTGGTTCACCGCGGAGGAGGCCAAGGACTACGGCCTCATCGACGAGATCATCTCTGCCGCTTCGGGCGTTCCGGGCGGCGGCGGCACGGGCGCCTGAGCCCCGGCAGTCCGCTGAAGAGCCCCAGCCCCCCGAACGCCACCAGGACGGTGAACACCCAGATGCAGAACAACCTCTCCCCGAGCGGCCTCTACACCGGCGCGCCGATGGACAACCGCTACGTCGTCCCGCGCTTCGTCGAGCGCACCTCCCAGGGCATCCGCGAGTACGACCCGTACGCGAAGCTCTTCGAGGAGCGCGTGATCTTCCTCGGCGTGCAGATCGACGACGCCTCCGCCAACGACGTCATGGCCCAGCTGCTGTGCCTGGAGTCGATGGACCCGGACCGAGACATCTCGATCTACATCAACAGCCCCGGTGGCTCCTTCACCGCGCTGACCGCCATCTACGACACGATGCAGTTCGTGAAGCCGGACATCCAGACGGTCTGCATGGGCCAGGCGGCCTCCGCCGCGGCCGTGCTGCTCGCCGCCGGTACGCCCGGCAAGCGGATGGCCCTGCCGAACGCCCGCGTGCTGATCCACCAGCCCTCCGGCGGCACCGGCCGTGAGCAGCTCTCCGACCTGGAGATCGCGGCCAACGAGATCCTGCGCATGCGGACCCAGCTGGAGGAGATGCTGGCCAAGCACTCCTCGACGCCGATCGAGAAGATCCGCGACGACATCGAGCGCGACAAGATCCTGACGGCCGAGGACGCCCTGGCGTACGGCCTGGTCGACCAGATCGTCTCGACCCGCAAGAGCACGGCCGCCGCGGCAGCCTGACGCTCGACCTTCCCCTGGCACGGTCCGCGTGGCCGAATCACGACCATGTGAACCGTGCCAAGGGGGGCCCGAACGGGGGGCCCGGCAAGGTACCGTCGAATATGAGGCACCAGGAGTCGCTGAACCAAGCGCTCCCAGGCGAAGGGGAAGCACCTCGTGGCACGCATCGGTGATGGCGGCGACCTGCTCAAGTGCTCGTTCTGCGGAAAGAGCCAGAAGCAGGTGAAGAAGCTCATCGCAGGACCCGGTGTGTACATCTGCGATGAGTGCATCGACCTCTGCAACGAGATCATCGAGGAAGAACTCGCCGAGACGAGCGAGGTGCGGTGGGAGGAACTGCCCAAGCCGCGCGAGATCTACGAGTTCCTCGAGGGGTACGTCGTCGGGCAGGAGCCCGCGAAGAAGGCCCTCTCGGTCGCGGTGTACAACCACTACAAGCGGGTCCAGGCCGGCGAGAACGGCGGCGGAGCGGGCCGTGACGACGCCATCGAACTGGCGAAGTCCAACATCCTGCTCCTCGGCCCGACCGGGTCCGGCAAGACGCTTCTCGCGCAGACGCTGGCCCGGATGCTCAACGTCCCGTTCGCCATCGCCGACGCGACGGCGCTGACGGAGGCCGGCTATGTCGGCGAGGACGTCGAGAACATCCTGCTCAAGCTGATCCAGGCGGCCGACTACGACGTCAAGAAGGCCGAGACCGGGATCATCTACATCGACGAGATCGACAAGGTCGCCCGGAAGAGCGAAAACCCGTCGATCACGCGTGACGTGAGCGGTGAGGGCGTCCAGCAGGCGCTCCTCAAGATCCTGGAGGGCACCACCGCCTCCGTACCGCCGCAGGGCGGCCGGAAGCACCCGCACCAGGAGTTCATCCAGATCGACACGACGAACGTGCTCTTCATCGTGGGCGGCGCCTTCGCCGGCCTGGAGAAGATCATCGAGTCGCGTGCGGGCGCCAAGGGCATCGGCTTCGGGGCGACGATCCGCTCCAAGCGCGAGATCGAGGCGAGCGACCAGTTCCAGGAGGTCATGCCCGAGGACCTGGTGAAGTTCGGGATGATCCCGGAGTTCATCGGCCGTCTCCCGGTCATCACCTCGGTCCACAACCTCGACCGCGAGGCCCTGCTCAAGATCCTCGTCGAGCCGCGCAACGCGCTGGTCAAGCAGTACCAGCGCCTCTTCGAACTCGACGGCGTGGAGCTGGACTTCGACCGCCCGGCCCTGGAGGCCATCGCCGACCAGGCGATCCTGCGTGGCACGGGCGCGCGTGGCCTGCGGGCCATCATGGAAGAGGTCCTGATGTCGGTGATGTACGAGGTCCCGTCCCGCAAGGACGTGGCCCGCGTGGTCATCACCGCGGACGTGGTCCACAACAACGTGAACCCGACGCTGGTGCCGCGGATCGTGAAGAACGACGGACGGCACGAGAAGAGCGCGTAGCGCGGTACTCAACGAGGAAGGCGCCCGGTCGATCCGACTGGGCGCCTTCGCTGTTTCGGTCACATGTTTGAAGCGTATGAGCCAAGTAGTCCGTGCTCCTTGGTGATCACGAGCGCCACGTGATCTTGTTGATTTCCGCAGGTATGACCACCCTGCGGGATTGAAAAGGGGAGAAACGATATGAAGATCAGGCGCATGGTGACGGCGCTGTGCATCACCGCCGCTGCGGGAGTCGTTCCGCTCGCCACGGCGACGACAGCGCAGGCCGACCAGGTGAGCTGCGCGAACTATGTCGCGAGCAAGGGATACACCGTCGGGCCGAAGGTGCGGGCCGCGTGTGATCACAGGGCGTGGCGGACGTGGGCGGGCACGGTGCCGAACCCTGCCTGCATCAGCGGGCTTGGGACGATCGGGGTTGCTGGGGGCGTCGCGCAGACCGCCTGTCTTCGGGCTTGATGTCGAGGACGACAGGGGCCCTGCTGATCCGCAAGGGATCTGCAGGGCCCCGTCCGATTTCAGCCTCAAACCTTGCTGCGGGACGCCTTGTAGTGCTGGGCCGTGAGTTCGGCGACCTGGTCCAGAGTGGCGCCCTGGCCGCCGGTCATCATCGTCGAGAGGTCGATGGCGTTGACGACGCCGACGGTGCTGTAGTCCGCCCAGATGCAGGTGGGTACCGTGAACGCCTTCGGGCCGGGAGTGGTCTCCGTCGAGGTGCTCTCCAGCTTGAGGTTCTGGCACTTCATCAGCGCGCCCTCGAAGCCGGCCGGAGTCTTGCTCTCGGGGCTGCCGACCGGCGTCACCTTGATGTCCTCGGACTTGCCGCCCTGGTTCTTCTCGTAGTTCGCGAACGCGGCGTCGATCGCCTTCTCCGGGTCGGCGACCTCGCCCCACATCCCGTTCAGGCTCATGCTCTTGCCCTTGAGCGGGTCGGAGGAGTCGCCGGACTTGTAGGAGGCCTGAACCGACTTCGGGTCCTTGATCCCCATGGCGTCGGCGGCGATCTTCTGCTCGGAGGTCAGTTCGCCGCTCTTGTCGGCGCCCTCCTTCTTGTACTCACCGATCGTGGCCGCAGGGGTGATCTTGTACCCCTTCGTGTCGGCTGCCACGTCGCCGTTCCCGCCACCCGCGGTGAAGTACCACGCGCCACCGGCGATCAGCGCGAGCGCCACGACCGCGCCGCCGATGATCAGGCCGGTGTTCTTCTTCGGAGCGGCCGGCGGGGGCGGCATGTAGCCGCCGGGGCCCTGCGGGGCGCCGTACGGGGGCTGCTGGCCGTAGGGGCCGGGCTGCTGGGGCTGCTGCGGGTAGCCGTACGGCTGCTGCGGCGGCACACCCTGGGGCGCCTGCTGCGGGTAGCCGTAGCCGGGCTGCGGCGCTTGCGGCGGCTGACCGTAGGGACCGGGCTGGCCGTACGGTCCGGGCTGCTGAGGCTGACCGCCGTACGGACCCGGCTGGTTGTAGCTCATGGACAGGTTCCCCTCACAGGATGTTTATGCGTAACGAACATCCTGTCGGAAGCCTTGGCCCGCAGGGGCGGCGGGGGGCACACCGTTACGGAACAATCGAGTTTCAGGACAACCCCACGGCACCCCTAAACTGACCCCGTGACCGAGAACACTCAGCAGCAGCCAGCAGCCAACCCCGAACTGCCGACCCAGTACGCGCCGGCCGAAGTAGAGGGGAAGCTGTACGAGCGCTGGGTAGAGCGCGGTTACTTCGAGGCGGACGAGAAGAGCGACAAGCCGCCCTACACCATCGTCATCCCGCCGCCGAACGTCACCGGCTCGCTCCACCTGGGCCACGCCTTCGAGCACACGCTGATCGACGCCCTGACCCGCCGCAAGCGGATGCAGGGCTACGAGACGCTGTGGCAGCCCGGCATGGACCACGCCGGTATCGCCAC harbors:
- a CDS encoding amino acid permease, giving the protein MNTQPTLTKEGGTTGDPGNSQSSDGLKAGLKNRHLSMIAIGGVIGAGLFVGSSSGIAAAGPAILLSYALVGAMVVFVMRMLGEMAAARPSSGSFSAYADQALGRWAGFTIGWLYWFFWVVVLAVEATAGAVILESWIPAVPQWGWALIVMVVLTATNLASVSSYGEFEFWFAGIKVVAIAAFVVVGFLAVFGLLPGSDNPGAGFAHLTDAGGFFPMGAGAILTGVLMVVFSFMGSEIVTLAAGESEDPQRAVTKATNSVIWRIGVFYLGSIFVVLTLLPWNDKSIVEKGSYVAALDSIGIPHAGQVMNVIVLTAVLSCLNSGLYTASRMAFSLGQRGDAPKAFARTNARGVPTAAILASVVFGFVAVFFNYWRPDDVFAFLLNSSGAVALFVWLVICLTQLRMRGIIQRETPEKLVVKMWLFPYLTWATIAMIVFVLGYMVYDGGSAREQVVLSLLVAALVLAIALVKDRFAKASKAEQK
- a CDS encoding ribose-5-phosphate isomerase; protein product: MRVYLGSDHAGFELKNHLVEWLTAHGHEPVDCGPHIYDALDDYPPFCLRAAEKTAADPDSLGIVIGGSGNGEQIAANKVKGVRAALAWSVQTAALGREHNNANVVAIGGRMHTQDEATTFVEVFLKTPYSGDERHTRRIDMLSAYETTGELPPIPAHHPQQG
- a CDS encoding Fpg/Nei family DNA glycosylase: MPEGHTIHRLAEDHLERFAGRPVRASSPQGKFSDSAALLDGLVLDGVDAHGKHLFLGFEDTGWVHIHLGLFGKLGFGTAPAPPPTDTVRLRLVNDDHYADLRGPTTCALITEPEKRAIHDRLGPDPLRGGDDPDKAWRRISKSRTTIAALLMDQKVIAGVGNVYRAEVLFRHGIDPYRAGKDLTRREWTAIWTDLVDLMREGVRHNRIDTVRPEHTPEAMGRPPRVDDHGGEVYVYRRALRPCHICGAEIRTADLATRNLFWCPTCQQA
- a CDS encoding GNAT family N-acetyltransferase; translated protein: MTTELRVLDPADWDEWYGTLELSFGGVPESPQERKLWRELTEFDRFIGVWDGERCVGTAGAFSFRLSVPGGAIVPAAGVTMVSVAATHRRRGILTSMMRRQLDDVRAWGEPLAVLTASEPEIYGRFGYGIATFTTRATIDTYRVRLTVPEGTDEVVLRQADPAKAAAECEAVYARRVPARPGMTARQPKWEQLPRLDPESERGGASPRQCVLAERDGEVVGYALYAIKPNWSPAGVDGSVLLKDLEALDPAAEAALWRFLCSIDLTSSVQIHSRPVDDAWQHLVTDVRRCTPTQRDAMHLRVVDVGAALEARTYQAPVDVVFEVADAFCPWNEGRWRLTGDAKGAACVRTEDAADVALSVRELGAAYLGATSLVSLAAAGRVRELRRGALVEASVAFGSPVAPWLPHGF
- a CDS encoding PP2C family protein-serine/threonine phosphatase, translating into MRNRVGVDSYTARMRKSAHRARIALRKSGVDYFRGEGSDWLAFAGLLLTIPAITWGTLANPVWCAPAALVLPIVAGGLLLRPASLLGLYAAAAGALIVESVVLGPYTQGPARVTPGTVLVVAACGLFGLLIAQFRARVGVPWRRGGTMLFDLRERIRAQSALPRLPQGWHREMALRPAGGQSFSGDFVVASRTNGGRTLEVLLTDVSGKGMDAGSRALLLSGAFGGLLGSLPPHGFLSAANGYLLRQDWDEGFATSIHLVLDLESGDYELLSAGHLPALQLHAGSGRWEEKTGEGPLLGVYDGAEFHPVKGSLRPGDVLMLFTDGLVESADRDIAEGIDRLTGEADRYVSSGFEGAAWHLIEACAKDVNDDRALLLISRKA
- a CDS encoding HD domain-containing protein; the encoded protein is MTHLTLAQVEALAVAAHEGQTDKAGRPYAEHLRAVAEGVRARGGSEEQIAAAWLHDSVEDDALSAEWLESAELPRVVKDMVLALTKRPGESPESYTGRVLAVPGALLVKEADLAHNADPARLAVLDEPTRTRLTTKYATVRRLLGLSTD
- a CDS encoding amphi-Trp domain-containing protein: MKDLKFEQKRSLSRLEAADQLVALADALRQGGEAELELGSGTLSLRIPDDLRSEVEFEVGDGEIELEIEFTWPTAQPPKAPAQAASSTAKPARSRKSAPAKPARSARAKRSSPKTA